One window from the genome of Catenulispora sp. MAP5-51 encodes:
- a CDS encoding nitrilase family protein: MERMMLRAATVQFEPRPGAKEYNLARVEHFARAAAADGVQLVAFPEMCLLGYWHLTKRDAAYLHEAAEPDDGPAVARISALAAELGLGIGFGLLTERDGWLFNAYAVCLPDGTVHIHRKLHAFEHEAISSGGRYTVFDTPWDVRVGVLICYDNNLVENVRATALLGAQILLAPHQTGGTNSVSPHGMKPIPLSVWDNRHTDPAAVEEAFRGPNGREWLLRWLPSRAHDNGLFVLFSNGVGRDDDEVRTGNAMIIDPYGRILAESRAAADAMVTADLDLDLVPDATGRRWLRARRPELYRPLTAEYGNEVDARTARFS; encoded by the coding sequence ATGGAGCGCATGATGCTTCGCGCCGCCACCGTCCAGTTCGAGCCGCGTCCCGGCGCCAAGGAGTACAACCTGGCCCGGGTCGAGCACTTCGCGCGGGCCGCCGCGGCCGACGGCGTGCAGCTCGTCGCGTTCCCGGAGATGTGCCTGCTGGGCTACTGGCACCTGACCAAGCGCGACGCCGCCTACCTGCACGAGGCCGCCGAGCCCGACGACGGGCCGGCGGTCGCCCGGATCAGCGCCCTGGCCGCCGAGTTGGGCCTGGGGATCGGCTTCGGGCTGCTCACCGAGCGCGACGGCTGGCTGTTCAACGCCTACGCCGTCTGCCTGCCGGACGGCACCGTGCACATCCATCGCAAGCTGCACGCCTTCGAGCACGAGGCGATCTCCTCCGGCGGGCGCTACACGGTGTTCGACACGCCGTGGGACGTCCGGGTCGGGGTCCTGATCTGCTACGACAACAACCTGGTCGAGAACGTCCGCGCCACCGCGCTCCTCGGCGCGCAGATCCTGCTGGCCCCGCACCAGACCGGCGGCACGAACTCGGTGAGCCCACACGGGATGAAGCCCATCCCGCTGAGCGTCTGGGACAACCGGCACACCGATCCGGCGGCCGTCGAGGAGGCCTTCCGCGGCCCGAACGGCCGGGAGTGGCTGCTGCGCTGGCTGCCGTCGCGGGCCCACGACAATGGGCTGTTCGTGCTCTTCAGCAACGGCGTGGGCCGGGACGACGACGAGGTCCGCACCGGCAACGCGATGATCATCGACCCCTACGGCCGGATCCTGGCCGAGTCCCGGGCCGCCGCCGACGCCATGGTCACCGCCGACCTGGACCTGGATCTGGTCCCGGACGCGACCGGCCGGCGCTGGCTGCGGGCCCGGCGGCCGGAGCTGTACCGGCCGCTGACGGCGGAGTACGGGAACGAGGTCGACGCGCGGACGGCGCGGTTCAGCTGA